In the Aggregatilinea lenta genome, CCTTGCGGCCCCAATACTTAATAAAGGCGATGTTTGCGCATGCGACTGCCGTCGCTTTTCCGTCCGTAGCTTGCCCCACCATCGTTAACGTCACTCCTCTTCGCGCCGGACTCCCGGCGCGCCCGGTGCAATCCGCACCACTTCGCCCCCGGCGGCTTCCAACGCCGCCTCGACCGCCGCGCGGCGATCCTCCGGCACGAGCGCGATCATGCAGTCGCCGCCGCCCGCGCCGCTCAATTTCGCGCCATACGCGCCCGCGTTTCGCGCCGCGAAAACCAGCGCCGCCGTCTGCGCTACGTCCACGCCGAGCGCGTGCGCCAGCCCGTGCTGCATATCCATCAACTCTCCCAGGCGCGCCCAGTCGCCCGCCTCGACCGCCGCGCGACCGTCGCGCGCGAGCTGCGCCATCACGTCGAAGATACCCGTCATGGCGGCAGGCCACGCCGCGAGGCGCTCACCCACCCGCCGGACGTAGGTGCTGGTGTCCGCCTTGATGCCCGAATAGCCGACGACCAGCGGGGGCGGGGGCGCATCCAGCGGCGCGATCTGGCGCGGCGTGCCGTTGTCGTAAAACAGCGTGCCGCCGTAGATCGCCGCCGCGAGGTCGAAGCCGGACCCGGTGTGCTGCACGCGGTGGATCGCGTCGAAGCCAAGCTCGAACAGGCGCAGCGGCTCGATGTCGACGCCGTAGACCTGCGCCAGCCCGAACAGCGCGCTGGCGACCGTCGCGGACGAGCTGCCCAGCCCATACTGGCTCGAAAAATCGCTGTGCGTCTCGATCACCAGACCGCGCGGCAGACCGTACGCGTCGCGGAAGACGGCCAGCGCACTCTCGATGAAACGCGTGCCGCGTGCCAGCGCTTCGCCGCCCGCGAAGGCTTCCGCCAACCGGCCCTGCACCCGCTCCACACCCACGTCCGGCGCGGAAACGGTGAACGTATCGTCGCCGGGCGCGGCGAGGCTCAGCGTCATGTGCAGGCGCGCGTCCATCGCCGTGACGAGGCACGGGCGGTGATGCACGACGGCGTGCTCGCCGAGCAGCATGAGCTTGCTGGGCGCGGAAACGTAAACGGGCGTGGCGGCAAACTCAGTCACTGGCGGCTCCTGCTGGATTGGCGCGCTCGAAGTGTAGATCGTTTGGGGTGGGCGGGCAACGAAAAGTCGCTCTTGACGGCGCGCAAAATTCATTGTAGCCTGAACGTCGTTCAATGATGAACATCGTTCAATACAATACACCGTTCAAAAGGATGGGTCTATGGAGCCGGATGGGCCACCCCGCCAAACTCGAACCGAACGCAGGAAAGCAGCCACGCGCGGCAAAATCGTGAACGCAGCCAGCCGCCTCTTCAGAGCGCACGGCTTTGACGCGACCACGATGGAGCGCATCGCAGAAGAAGCGGACGTCGCCAAGGCGACGCTGTACAGCTACTTCTCGGCCAAGGAAGCGATCCTCAACGACTATGTAAAGCAGGCGTTTCAGGAACAAAACGCCAACAAGCGCGCGCTGCTGCGGGATCTGCCGGATACGCGCGCACGCCTGACGGCGATCCTGAACGAGCTGATCAAGCGGGTGCAGGCACAACATGCCATCTTCGAAAAGTACCTCGCCTACCGGGTCCAGAATGTCGTCTCGCTGCATCCCCCGGAGGGCGGGACGGTCAAGAGCGACTTCGACTCATTGGCAGACGAGATCATCACGCTGGGACAGGCCGCGGGCGACATCCGCGCCGACCTGCCGCGCGACATGCTGATCGACCTGTTCGAGTTCGTGTTCGTCGAGATCGCCAAGCGATACTACATGCAGCCGGATGCATTCGATGCGCGCGCAGCGATTGAGCAGGGGGTGAGCCTGTACCTGAACGGCGCCAGCCCTGCCCCATAGACCCGCTCCGCCTCGAACTCACCTCGATTATCCGCGCCTTCGGGCGCACCACGCCATGCAGGAGAAACCACCATGCCTAGCATGAAAAGCCGTCTGGTCATCATGATGCTCAAGCGCGGTCATCTGTTACAGGGCCAGTTGAAGCGCCGGACCGTGATCGACATGAACACCTCGATCCTCGACTACCGCGCGGAGACGGATCGCGCCGCCGGGCTGATCGGCAAGCCGCCGGAAGGGATCGACGTCGTGCCGGTCCAGATTGGCGACATATACGCCGAATGGATTCAGCCGCCCCAGGCTTCGCACGATAAGGTCATCCTCTACTTTCACGGCGGCGGCTACGTCTGCGGATCGTGCCGGGGGCACCGCCAGCACGTCGCCAAGTTCGTGAAGGGCAGCGGCGTGCCCGCGCTACTGTTCGAGTACCGTCTCGCGCCGGAACACCCGTACCCAGCGGCACTCGACGACGCGCTGGCGGCGTATCGCTGGCTGCTCGATCAGGGCACCGATCCGTCACGCGTCGTCTTCGCCGGGGATTCGGCGGGCGGCGGGCTGGCCCTGGCGACGATGCTCGCCGCGCGCGATCAGGGCACGCCGTTGCCCGCAGGCGCGGCGGTGCTCTCGCCGTGGACCGACCTCAAGTGCACCGGGGACTCGATCCGCACGAAGGCGAAGGTCGATCCGTTCACGCCGAAAGGCGCGTGGCACGTTTTCAGCCACTACTACACCAAAGGCAGTGACGCGGGCCACCCCTGGATCTCGCCGCTCTACGGTGACCTGAGCGGCCTGCCGCCCGTGCTCATCGCGGCGGGCGACTGCGACGGGCTGTTCGACGACTCGACGCGCTTCGTGGAGAAAGCGCAGCAGGCCGGAACCGACGCGACGCTGATCGTCGGTGAGGGGCTGTTCCACTGCTATCCGGTCTGCGCGCCGATGTTCCCCGAAGCGACGCAGGCGATGGCCCAGATCTGCGCGTTCATCGCGGCGCACGCGGCAGGGTAAGACAGAGAGCAGGATCCTTCCGCTTTCTTTCGGGGAAAGAAAGCGGGCAAAGAAAGCCGCAGTTTGCCCTCGTTGCCTGTCGCGGAGCGCGACAGGCAACGGGGTCCAGGGGCCTGCGGTCCCTGGCAGGGGCGTGGGGGCAGCGCCCCCGCGCGGCCTTTCCTCGCAACATGACGGGCACGCCAAAACACAGTAGAATCGGCCCAGCGCAGTCACCTTCTGGAAGCGTATGGGCACATCACCTTCAACCACCCTGATCATTCCCGGCAAAACCCGGCCTTATATCATGGCGCACCGGGGCAGCTTGATTGAGTGCCCCGAAAACACGCTGGCCGCGTTCCGGCGCGCGTTGGCCGATGGCGCGGACATCCTCGAAACGGACCTGCACTTGACGGCGGACGGGGAATTCGTGTGCATTCACGACGCGACGGTCGACCGCACCACGTCTGGCAGCGGTCCGGTGGGGGCGCTGACGCTGGCGCAGATCAAACGCCTGAGCGCGTCGTATGGACGCGCGGGCTTCGAGGTCGAGCGTGTGCCCACGCTGCGCGAAGTCGCGGCGCTGCTGCCGGAGGGCGTCACGCTGGCGCTGGAACTGAAGATCGATCGCTTTCTCGACCCGGACGTGTGCCGCCGCCTTGTCGCGGAGCTGGACGAGTGCGGCATCCGGGGGCAAGCGGTCGTGCTCTCGTTCAGCCTGAACCGGTTGCGCGCGGTGCAAAACGTCGCGCCGGACATTCCCACCGGCCTGATCACGCTCACTAACCCGACCCCCGCGCCACCCGTGGCGCTGCTTGGCCCGCTGTGGCCGCTGCTGCTGCTCAACCCGTTTTACGTCCGGCAGGCGCACCGCCAGGGCAAGGTCGTCTGCCCGCTCGACGTGCAGTCGGAGCGGCGCGCCTGGCTTTACCGCCGGCTGGGCTGCGACGCGCTCATGTCCAACGATCCCGGCGCGGTCGCCCGCGCCCTGGGCCGAACACCCCCGACCACCTGATCACGAAAGGAACTGGCATGTCTAGCACCACCTACGAAGCCCTCTTCGCGCCGATCCTCGCGGACGTCGAGGCGGAAATGCGCGCTGCCCGCCGCGAGCAAACCGAGATCGCGCCGATTCTGTGGAACGTGATCGATTACCAGTTCGGCTGGGACCTGGACGAAGGCGACAGCATGGCGCAAAAAGTCACGGGCAAAAAGATCCGCCCGCTGCTGATGGCGCTGGTCGCGCAGGCCGTGCGCGGCGAGTACCGGCAGGTGCTGCCCGCCGGAGCCGCGCTGGAATTCATCCACAACTTTACGCTGATCCACGACGACGTAATGGACAGCTCCACCGACCGCCGCCACCGCGCCGCCGTTTGGACGCAGTGGGGCGCGTGGCAGGCGATCAATTCCGGCGACGGACTGTACGCGCTGGCGATGCTCGCCAGCACGCGCCTGCGGCAGATCGGCACGCCCGCCGACAAGATCGTGCGCGTCTTCGAGGCGCTGTCACGCGCGTGCCTGCAAACCGCCGAGGGCCAGATCCTCGATATGGACTTCGAGCACCGCAAGCAGGTGAGCGTAGACGACTACGTGACGATGGTCGCCAACAAGACCGGCGCGCTGATCGAGTGCGCGGCGATGGTCGGGGCGGTGTTGAGCACGGATGACGAAACGATCGTCGAGCATTACACGCGCTTTGGCCGCGATCTAGGCATCGCGTTCCAGATCCGCGACGACTACCTGGGCGTGTGGGGGGACGAGGCGCAAACCGGGAAATCGGCCACGAGCGACATCCGCGACAAGAAGAAGTCGTACCCGGTGCTGGTCGCCTTCGAGCGCGCCTCGGACGCCGACCGCGCGCAACTCGACGCGATCTATCGCCAGGACACCCTCGCTGACGCGGACGTGCAGACGGTGCTCGGCGTGCTGGCCCGTGCGGACGCGCAGGCGCACACGGACCGCATCGCGCAGGACTACTACGACAGCGCGATGGACCGGCTGGCACAGACGGGGATCGACAACGCGGCGCAGGACGCCATCCGTCAGTATGCCGCGTTCCTGGTCCGGCGCGCCTATTAATAGAGAGGAATAGAAGCCCCGTATTGTGCAGATTAGCTAAAATGCAGTCGGGCCGGATGGCGTATAATTCCGTCCCATAGACTGGGGGCAACTGTCATTATAAAGTTAATGGACGCGATTGATAACGTTAATGGGCGTGATTGTAAGTCCCTTAGTTTGACAAGCATTCACATATACTGGTACGATGCTCGATACAATGCTGCACGCCAGCTTTCGTATGAGCGGTAGGGGTACGAAAGCTGTTTCGGTACACAACACCGACTTAGGCGTTACAAGGAGGTGATCCACACACCCATTGTCACGCAACACCCTTACTCCCTTGGGCGCTGAGCGCCCCGAGTCTGGTTGCAAAGTGCAAACCCTTACGTAAAGTGTCTTACAGTCGAGGAGAAGCCTAATGCGCAAGTTCAAGTCCCTCCGGTTCCTGATGTTGATCGCCCTGCTGGCCATCGCGATCAGTCCCGTTGCAGCACAAGATGACGAAACCACGGTGACGATCGCTGCCGACGATCCTATCATCATCGTGGTCGCCACCGACCTCACCGGCCCGATCGCTGAGTTCGGTCTCGACATCGCCCAGGCCGTTGAAGTGGCCGTAGCGGAGATCAACGACGCGGGTGGCATCGACGGCCATCAGGTCGAGCTGATCACCGAAGATGATCGTTGCTCCGGTGACGAAGCCACCACCGTGGCAAACCGCGTCGTCTCCAACCCGCAGGTCGTGGCCGTGGTCGGCCACATCTGCTCCGGCGCGACGATCGCCGCCTCTGACGTGTACGAAGAAGCCCGCATCCCGATGATGTCGCCGAGCGCGACCGCCGCTGGCGTGACCGAGCGCGGCCTCGACGTGATGAACCGCGTGGCCTTCCGTGACGACGTTCAGGGCGTGGTCGATGCCAACTATATGTACAAGGTGCTCGGCCTGACCAAGATTGCCGTCATGCACGACAACGACAGCTATGGCCTGGGCCTCGCGGAAGTCGTCCGCGACACCTTCACCGAGCTGGGCGGCGAAGTCGTCGGCTTTGAAGGCATCAGCGTGGACGACCAGGACTATCGTTCGGTCCTGACGACCCTCGTGCCCGACGCGCCGGAAGCCATCTTCTTCGGCGGCTACGTCCAGCAGGCCGTGCTGCTCGTCCCGCAGATGCAGGACGTTGGCCTGGGCGACGTGATCTTCTTCAGCGACGACGGTGTGTACGGCGAAGCGTTTATCGACGGCGCGGGTGATGCGGCTGAAGGCGGTTACGCGAGCTTCGCGCAAACCCCCGAAACTGATCCGGAGCGTCTCGAAGCCTTCGACGCGACCTACGAAGATATGTTCGGGGTTGCGCCGGCTGATCTCGGCCCGTTCCACTACCACGCGTATGACTCGGCCAAGATGATCCTGGGCGCAATCGAATCGGTTGCCGAAGCTCAGGACGACGGCAGCCTGGTCATCGACCGTAACGCGCTGGTCGAAGCCGTGCGCGGCACCGCCGACTACGACGGCCTGACCGGTATGCTCACCTGCGACGAAAAGGGTGACTGCGGCGCGGGCAGCATCGCCATCAACCTCGTGGAAGACGGCGCGTGGGTTGCGGTCGAACTCCCGGCAGACCTCGTAGCCCCGGCTGCGACGGCAGAGGCCGCTCAATAAGAATATGGAATATGGGGGAAGGCATGAGTGCCTTCCCCCCTTTTTATTAAGTGTCGCCAGTGCAGCGTGTTGGATCTGTCTACGGCGCTGGTAAAATTTTTGCGCAGCTCTGATCACTGCCCGTCACCCAGCTTTGACGGGTCGAATATGTCCCTACAGGGGGGACACGGCGCGAACGCCCGTGGGCAGCCACCGGCGGGCGTCGCCCTGGATGGAGGATAGCATGGCGGAAGTATCCCAGGCCCGCCGTTTCAACCGGTTCATTGACCTCGATTATGAACAGCTCAGCAGTCGCTTCCTTACTTATGGCGCGCTGTTGGCTGTAATCCGCATTTTTTGGGACATCGCCCGCACATCCGGCCTGCTGGGGACGTCACACACCGACACGCTCCGTTCGGTCAGCACGATACTGGGCGACGTGCTGGGGATTTACACGGTGTTGGGCATCATCGCGATGATCGCGATTCTCGTCAGCCGCACCCAAAGCGACGAAAACGTGTCGTCCTTTAAGGTGGTGACGAATGTCGCCGGGGTGATCATATTCCTGCTGTTCGCGGCGCGCGTCAGCAACGTGGTGGACAGCGAGCAGTACCCCATCGCCGTATGGGGCCTTCAATTGAGCAACGGCCTGGTGCTGGGCGGGGTGTACGCGCTGGTAGCCCTGGGTTATACCCTGGTCTACGGCATCCTGTTCATGATTAACTTCGCCCACGGCGAAGTGCTGGTGTTGGGGACTGTCGGCGGCTGGTTCGCGCTGGCCTACATTTTGAGCCTGGGCAATGGCGTCTTCGAAGTCGGGGCCGCCAGCATCGCCAGCGTGATTCTGGCGCTCGTCGTCGGCGCCTTGTTCCTGCCATTGGAGACGCTGGCCGCCCGCTTTGGCCGCAGCGAGCGCACTGCCAGCGTCGAAGTCAGCTCCACGTGGATGCTGACCCTGTTCTCGCTGCCGGTCCGCTTTGGGGTCGGCGCGCTGGCCGGATACGCGCTGCTCCAGGCGCTGGGCGGCTTCGTGCCCCACGTGTACGAGGTCGTCAACACCATCCTGGCCCTGCTGTTCATCGTGGCATGCGGTACGCTCACCTCGACCCTAACGGCGGTCGCCCTGGAGCGCATCGCCTACCGCCCGCTGCGACGCGCGCCGCGCCTGACCCCGCTCATCAGCGCGATCGGCGCGTCGTTCTTCCTGCAGCAGGCGATGGCGAATATTCTGGGGCCGCAGCAGCGCTTTTACGTGCGCCCCAAGCTGATCAGCGGCACGATTAACCTCAACCTCGGCAGCCTGGGCGTCATCCCCATCACCAAAACCGGCATTATCATCGTGCTGGTCTCGATCCTGCTGATGATCGTGCTCTATCTGTTCGTGCAGCGCTCCCGTACCGGACGTGCCATGCGCGCCGTCGCGGAAGACAAGGACACAGCTTCGCTCATGGGCGTGGACGTGGACCACGTGATCGTGGTCACCTTCGCCATCGGCGCGATGCTGGCCGGCGCGGCAGGCGTCATGCTGGGCTTCCACAACCTGTCGTTCAACTGGCGCAGCGGGTTTATTCCCGGCCTCAAGGCGTTCACGGCGGCGGTACTGGGCGGGATCGGCAACATTCCCGGCGCGATGTTCGGCGGCTTCTTCCTGGGGCTGGTCGAAGCGCTCGGCCCGATTGCGCTGGGCATCCCGGCGGAATACAAGGACGTCATCGCGTTCAGCCTGCTGGTGCTGGTCCTGATCTTCCGCCCGACCGGTATCTTCGGTGAAGTGCTCTCGGAAAAGAAGGTCTAGCATGGTCTACGGGCGCATTCAATCCTTCCTGACCTCGATCCGGCCCGGCCTCAACGCGGGTTTCGTCGCCGGACTGATCATCGTGTTCCTGATCCTGATCGGCGTGCCGGTCAATATCCCGAACCTGGCGCTGTTCGTGATGCTGTTCGTCGCCGCCATCTTTGGCGTGCGGATGGGCCGCCGCCTGCGCGACGAGGGCGTCGCCTGCGTGCTGTGGAACGGGCTGGCCGTCGGCGTCGCCGCCGCGATCGTGCCCTTCCTGCTGATGCTGCTCATCAATAGCTGGCAGGCGAAGGACATCGACGTCAAGCAGTACTTCAACGCCATCTCGACCGAAACCACCTCGATCCTGTCCGGCGTGCCAGAAGACGAGCTGTTCGCCACCCCGCCGACCGATCCGATGACGGGCGAGTTCCTGCGCGAGGACGCGGTCGCGCGCACCAACCCGATGCGCCTGACGTTCGACACGGACACGGCGCTGGTGCTCCAGTTCGGCCTCACCGGCGACCCGTTGTTCAGCCTCAACCTCGGCATCGGCGGATTCTACGGCTTCATGCTGCTGCTGGTGTTCGTTTCGGTCCTCAGCGCAGGGCTGACCCTGGCCGCCATTCACGCCGACCTCGCACGCTACCGCGAGCGCATGTCCAGCAGCGTGGGCAGCAACCCGATCACGCACTGGGTCGTGCTGCTGCTGCCGCTGATCCTCTTCGGCCTGTTCTGGCTGACGCGCGGGCAGGGCGGCGGCTCCGAGCCGCTGATCGACCTGGGTGGCAGTGCGCAGCAGGTGCAGTTGTTCACCACCTTCCTGATCATCCTGTTCGGGCTGGTCTCGATCCGCTCGACGCAGCCCGACGACCACGGCCTGTCTCCTACGACGCAGTTCGGCATCATCGCCGTCATCGTCGCGGGACTGGCAGCGCTGGCGGCGTGGCGCATCAGCGCCGCCGGGGCCAACTTCATCGGCCTGCCGGACGATCCGCGCGGCACTGAGTGGTTGAGCATCGGCTTCGTCGTGCTGGCCGCCTGCGGACTCATCATCCAGAGCTGGGTGGCGCTGCTGAAGCCGGGCCGGTTCGAGTCGCAGCTCGCGGGCGCGTCGATGATTGCCGTGATCGGCGTTCTGCCGCTCTACCTGAACCAGTACCAGAACGACGTGCTGACCTGGGTCGGCATCAACGTGCTGCTGGGATTGGGCCTCAACATCGTGATCGGCTACGCGGGCATGCTCGACCTGGGCTACGTCGCGTTCTTCGCGCTCGGCGCTTATGCCTACGCGTTCCTGTCGTCCAACCAGACGGTATTGGGCGATGACAACGAGCCTAGCGGCCTGCGCTTCGCGGGCAACGACGAAACGGTGGTGCGCATTGCAGCCTGGATCACGCTGACCGCCATCGTCGCGGGCATCGTGATATTCTTCGCCCTGCGCGTGTGGCAGCGCTCGAAGGCCGCCGCCGAGCTTGAGGCGCAGGCCAACCGCCGCCTGCTGAAATCGGTCAAGCCCTACCCCTCGTCGGGCACGACCGCACTGCTGGTCCTGCTGGCTGTGGGCACCAGCGCCGTCGTGGGCCTCATTCTCAACCAGACGGGCATCTACGACAGACTGTTCGGCGGCACCTCACCGTTCCTCATCGGCCTGATCGTTGGCTTCTTCGTGTCCGGCATCGCCGGGATCATGCTGGGCATCCCAGTGCTGCGCCTGCGTGGTGACTATCTGGCGATCGTGACGCTCGGCTTCGGCGAGATCATTCGTCTGTTGTTCACCAATCTGCGCGACTTCACCGGCGGCCCGCAGGGTATCCTGCAGATCCCTCGCCCGCTGCCCGACGACGCGA is a window encoding:
- a CDS encoding alpha/beta hydrolase — encoded protein: MPSMKSRLVIMMLKRGHLLQGQLKRRTVIDMNTSILDYRAETDRAAGLIGKPPEGIDVVPVQIGDIYAEWIQPPQASHDKVILYFHGGGYVCGSCRGHRQHVAKFVKGSGVPALLFEYRLAPEHPYPAALDDALAAYRWLLDQGTDPSRVVFAGDSAGGGLALATMLAARDQGTPLPAGAAVLSPWTDLKCTGDSIRTKAKVDPFTPKGAWHVFSHYYTKGSDAGHPWISPLYGDLSGLPPVLIAAGDCDGLFDDSTRFVEKAQQAGTDATLIVGEGLFHCYPVCAPMFPEATQAMAQICAFIAAHAAG
- a CDS encoding branched-chain amino acid ABC transporter substrate-binding protein; this translates as MRKFKSLRFLMLIALLAIAISPVAAQDDETTVTIAADDPIIIVVATDLTGPIAEFGLDIAQAVEVAVAEINDAGGIDGHQVELITEDDRCSGDEATTVANRVVSNPQVVAVVGHICSGATIAASDVYEEARIPMMSPSATAAGVTERGLDVMNRVAFRDDVQGVVDANYMYKVLGLTKIAVMHDNDSYGLGLAEVVRDTFTELGGEVVGFEGISVDDQDYRSVLTTLVPDAPEAIFFGGYVQQAVLLVPQMQDVGLGDVIFFSDDGVYGEAFIDGAGDAAEGGYASFAQTPETDPERLEAFDATYEDMFGVAPADLGPFHYHAYDSAKMILGAIESVAEAQDDGSLVIDRNALVEAVRGTADYDGLTGMLTCDEKGDCGAGSIAINLVEDGAWVAVELPADLVAPAATAEAAQ
- a CDS encoding polyprenyl synthetase family protein; the protein is MSSTTYEALFAPILADVEAEMRAARREQTEIAPILWNVIDYQFGWDLDEGDSMAQKVTGKKIRPLLMALVAQAVRGEYRQVLPAGAALEFIHNFTLIHDDVMDSSTDRRHRAAVWTQWGAWQAINSGDGLYALAMLASTRLRQIGTPADKIVRVFEALSRACLQTAEGQILDMDFEHRKQVSVDDYVTMVANKTGALIECAAMVGAVLSTDDETIVEHYTRFGRDLGIAFQIRDDYLGVWGDEAQTGKSATSDIRDKKKSYPVLVAFERASDADRAQLDAIYRQDTLADADVQTVLGVLARADAQAHTDRIAQDYYDSAMDRLAQTGIDNAAQDAIRQYAAFLVRRAY
- a CDS encoding glycerophosphodiester phosphodiesterase, with translation MGTSPSTTLIIPGKTRPYIMAHRGSLIECPENTLAAFRRALADGADILETDLHLTADGEFVCIHDATVDRTTSGSGPVGALTLAQIKRLSASYGRAGFEVERVPTLREVAALLPEGVTLALELKIDRFLDPDVCRRLVAELDECGIRGQAVVLSFSLNRLRAVQNVAPDIPTGLITLTNPTPAPPVALLGPLWPLLLLNPFYVRQAHRQGKVVCPLDVQSERRAWLYRRLGCDALMSNDPGAVARALGRTPPTT
- the mvk gene encoding mevalonate kinase — translated: MTEFAATPVYVSAPSKLMLLGEHAVVHHRPCLVTAMDARLHMTLSLAAPGDDTFTVSAPDVGVERVQGRLAEAFAGGEALARGTRFIESALAVFRDAYGLPRGLVIETHSDFSSQYGLGSSSATVASALFGLAQVYGVDIEPLRLFELGFDAIHRVQHTGSGFDLAAAIYGGTLFYDNGTPRQIAPLDAPPPPLVVGYSGIKADTSTYVRRVGERLAAWPAAMTGIFDVMAQLARDGRAAVEAGDWARLGELMDMQHGLAHALGVDVAQTAALVFAARNAGAYGAKLSGAGGGDCMIALVPEDRRAAVEAALEAAGGEVVRIAPGAPGVRREEE
- a CDS encoding branched-chain amino acid ABC transporter permease, whose translation is MLTLFSLPVRFGVGALAGYALLQALGGFVPHVYEVVNTILALLFIVACGTLTSTLTAVALERIAYRPLRRAPRLTPLISAIGASFFLQQAMANILGPQQRFYVRPKLISGTINLNLGSLGVIPITKTGIIIVLVSILLMIVLYLFVQRSRTGRAMRAVAEDKDTASLMGVDVDHVIVVTFAIGAMLAGAAGVMLGFHNLSFNWRSGFIPGLKAFTAAVLGGIGNIPGAMFGGFFLGLVEALGPIALGIPAEYKDVIAFSLLVLVLIFRPTGIFGEVLSEKKV
- a CDS encoding TetR/AcrR family transcriptional regulator, translated to MEPDGPPRQTRTERRKAATRGKIVNAASRLFRAHGFDATTMERIAEEADVAKATLYSYFSAKEAILNDYVKQAFQEQNANKRALLRDLPDTRARLTAILNELIKRVQAQHAIFEKYLAYRVQNVVSLHPPEGGTVKSDFDSLADEIITLGQAAGDIRADLPRDMLIDLFEFVFVEIAKRYYMQPDAFDARAAIEQGVSLYLNGASPAP